A portion of the Sabethes cyaneus chromosome 3, idSabCyanKW18_F2, whole genome shotgun sequence genome contains these proteins:
- the LOC128742459 gene encoding uncharacterized protein LOC128742459, which translates to MITFSVAILLVSVSISVAFDWYSLTEQNYAAIQSGLAQLNQAAKVMNSSMVENQQISQSAISGLVVHVNKSLIALQRIYPEAANLSSDQLPTTMWYTGYVESVADQFRQASTNNVMMPAQGIVRNILDAMNDLYSNPSRSCAERYAANLVQPRISVGRLRDCLTTNIPFFRGLTETTQLLMRYTEAAVDAVIAQVQLCSPNSRRCIAKFFGDLPKLLGNIVSNINNLYGMPNAFSQPANERNRECVSLITIDIQEAIQNIKANVSACSGH; encoded by the exons ATGATTACGTTTAGTGTCGCGATCTTGTTGGTTTCGGTTTCGATTTCCGTGGCATTTGACTGGTACTCATTGACGGAGCAAAACTATGCTGCAATTCAGTCCGGATTGGCCCAGCTGAATCAGGCCGCTAAGGTCATGAATTCGTCGATGGTTGAGAATCAGCAAATTTCGCAAAGTGCTATCAGTGGCTTGGTGGTgcatgtaaataaatcattgatAGCACTCCAGCGTATTTATCCGGAAGCTGCCAATTTGTCATCGGATCAACTGCCAACCACGATGTGGTACACTGGGTATGTTGAATCCGTTGCCGATCAGTTCCGTCAGGCTTCCACTAACAATGTAATGATGCCAGCCCAGGGCATCGTGCGGAACATTTTGGATGCCATGAACGACTTGTATTCCAACCCGTCTCGCTCATGTGCCGAAAGATATGCTGCTAACTTGGTACAACCAAGAATTTCGGTGGGTCGCTTGAGAGATTGTCTAACTACGAATATTCCTTTCTTCCGTGGATTGACCGAAACAACTCAACTGCTGATGCGCTACACTGAGGCAGCTGTGGATGCAGTTATTGCTCAGGTGCAGCTCTGTTCGCCAAATTCAAGGAGGTGCATCGCTAAG TTTTTCGGTGATTTACCAAAATTGTTGGGCAATATTGTAAGTAACATTAACAATCTTTACGGCATGCCCAACGCTTTCTCACAACCAGCAAATGAGAGGAATCGGGAATGCGTCTCGTTGATCACAATCGATATACAGGAGGCGATCCAGAATATTAAAGCCAACGTTTCTGCTTGCTCAGGACATTAG